From Butyricimonas paravirosa, one genomic window encodes:
- the menD gene encoding 2-succinyl-5-enolpyruvyl-6-hydroxy-3-cyclohexene-1-carboxylic-acid synthase, which yields MEKSHSDIENVRILISLLVQKGIKEVVLSPGSRNAPLLVSVAREKRLKHHVIVDERSAAFFALGIAQQTGQTVALICTSGTALLNYSPAVAEAYYQGIPLLVISADRPSEWIDQDDSQTIQQQGALCNFVKKSFQLPTAITCNEDHWHTNRLVNEAINLSQHGRKGPVHINVPLREPLYGFQHESITSERVIKTLKETPSLTAEISQNLREEFFLCPKVMIIAGFHEPDPVLQQHIKLLASLPNVVVLTESVTNLSIPLVISTIDRVISTIQPEEAETYVPELLITFGGAIVSRMIKAFIREHTPHSHWHIDERSTPPDTYKSMTLHVPMDTRTFFDQLQPAEIKANSLPSSYAHQWHQREEKATQIHDNYLKRIPWCDLKAFSMLIPALPAGSRLQLGNSTPIRYAQLFRYTQVDRTDANRGTSGIDGCTSTAMGAASTFDGITTLIVGDNSFLYDSNALWIKNCPPSLRIIVIQNGGGGIFRFLAGPSGLEEVEELFETPHDVDIERLAEVHRFKMYRATDAPSLESALSEFYQPGQQPAILVVHTPGKINGEILKGYFQALRG from the coding sequence ATGGAAAAATCACATTCTGATATTGAAAACGTTCGAATTCTTATCAGTCTACTCGTTCAAAAAGGGATCAAGGAAGTCGTTCTGTCACCCGGTTCCCGGAATGCACCTTTACTCGTGTCTGTTGCCCGGGAAAAAAGATTGAAACATCATGTCATCGTGGACGAACGTTCGGCCGCCTTCTTCGCCCTAGGAATAGCACAACAAACCGGACAAACGGTTGCCCTTATCTGCACGTCGGGAACCGCCTTATTGAATTACTCCCCTGCCGTGGCGGAAGCCTATTACCAGGGTATTCCCCTTCTCGTTATCTCGGCAGACCGTCCCTCCGAATGGATAGATCAAGACGATAGCCAAACGATACAACAGCAAGGGGCATTATGTAACTTCGTGAAAAAGAGCTTTCAGCTCCCGACAGCCATCACGTGCAACGAGGATCACTGGCATACCAATCGTCTGGTAAACGAGGCCATCAATCTATCCCAACACGGCCGGAAAGGCCCCGTGCATATCAATGTTCCCCTGAGAGAACCCTTGTACGGCTTTCAACATGAATCCATAACTTCAGAACGGGTGATCAAGACTCTGAAAGAAACCCCTTCTTTAACCGCAGAAATCTCTCAAAACCTGCGGGAGGAATTTTTCCTTTGTCCCAAGGTCATGATCATCGCCGGATTCCATGAACCCGATCCGGTTTTGCAACAACATATCAAGTTACTAGCAAGCCTTCCCAACGTGGTGGTTTTAACGGAAAGTGTAACAAATCTATCCATTCCCCTCGTGATCTCCACGATAGACAGGGTAATCTCCACTATTCAACCGGAAGAAGCAGAGACTTACGTCCCTGAACTACTCATCACGTTCGGGGGAGCGATTGTTTCCCGTATGATAAAGGCTTTCATCCGAGAACATACCCCACATTCTCATTGGCATATTGACGAACGTTCGACACCGCCTGACACGTACAAGTCCATGACCCTCCACGTCCCCATGGACACCCGAACATTCTTTGATCAACTCCAACCCGCAGAAATAAAAGCCAACAGTTTACCGTCCAGTTATGCCCACCAATGGCATCAACGGGAAGAAAAAGCAACACAAATACACGATAACTACCTGAAACGTATCCCATGGTGTGATCTGAAAGCCTTCTCCATGCTCATTCCCGCACTTCCTGCCGGGAGCCGTTTACAACTAGGCAACAGCACCCCGATACGTTACGCCCAACTCTTCCGGTACACGCAGGTGGACCGTACCGATGCCAACCGGGGAACAAGTGGTATTGATGGTTGTACCTCGACAGCCATGGGTGCCGCCTCAACATTCGACGGGATCACCACGCTGATCGTGGGAGACAACAGCTTTTTGTACGACTCCAATGCTTTATGGATCAAAAACTGTCCCCCGTCATTACGAATCATCGTTATCCAAAACGGAGGAGGAGGCATATTCCGCTTTTTGGCCGGTCCTTCCGGTCTGGAAGAAGTTGAAGAATTATTTGAAACCCCTCACGACGTGGATATAGAACGGCTTGCCGAAGTTCATCGTTTCAAGATGTACCGAGCAACAGATGCACCCTCGTTAGAATCAGCACTATCCGAATTCTACCAACCGGGACAACAACCGGCCATTCTCGTTGTTCACACACCCGGAAAAATAAACGGGGAAATATTAAAAGGATATTTTCAAGCGTTGAGGGGTTAA
- a CDS encoding chorismate-binding protein: MIEQTENRLSVAEAQNICLRNNIPFYTYRLPGSREVVFGAQLSNDTRIFKGFEKHRGEKGFVITPFNHSSWSFPFFIKADLSFTDYLTDGETIRNLQNTVFNTPERIFTKQDCEHFEYLDELRTMIDTLKREGMKKAVLSRTITIPCDSLRLSPAIFEQMKQYHHAFLFFAAIPGKCAWMGASPETFLKYDRNGFFTMSLAGTQPVATAKNPPEWGDKDIEEQQIVTDYIQDTLRHFFTRHLEIEGPITLQAGNVFHLCTFFRSDEQLPADQIDELVGQLHPTPAVCGLPKKRAMQIITEIEKRDRGYYAGFLGPLQASGAFDLFVNLRTMEVFDDALRLYVGGGITPLSDPETEWQETCQKADTLLNLIRQMNYGKITF, from the coding sequence ATGATAGAACAAACAGAAAACAGACTCTCGGTTGCAGAAGCGCAGAACATCTGCCTGCGAAATAACATCCCGTTTTACACGTACCGTTTACCCGGTTCGCGTGAAGTTGTTTTCGGGGCTCAACTCTCCAACGATACCCGAATATTCAAGGGATTCGAAAAACATCGGGGAGAGAAAGGGTTTGTTATCACGCCCTTCAATCACTCCTCTTGGAGTTTCCCCTTCTTCATCAAGGCCGATCTTTCATTCACGGACTACCTGACTGACGGTGAAACGATTCGAAATTTACAGAACACGGTTTTCAATACCCCGGAACGTATTTTCACCAAGCAAGACTGCGAGCATTTCGAGTACTTGGATGAACTGCGCACGATGATCGACACGTTGAAACGGGAAGGGATGAAAAAAGCCGTTCTATCAAGAACTATCACGATACCCTGCGATTCACTCCGACTATCGCCAGCGATCTTCGAACAGATGAAACAATACCACCACGCCTTCCTGTTCTTTGCCGCCATTCCGGGTAAATGCGCTTGGATGGGTGCCTCACCGGAAACTTTCCTCAAATACGACAGAAACGGATTCTTCACCATGTCACTAGCAGGAACTCAACCCGTGGCAACAGCAAAAAATCCACCTGAATGGGGAGACAAGGACATCGAGGAACAACAAATCGTGACCGACTACATCCAAGACACGCTAAGACATTTCTTTACCCGCCATCTCGAAATCGAGGGACCAATCACGTTACAAGCCGGGAATGTCTTTCACCTCTGTACCTTTTTCAGAAGTGACGAACAACTCCCTGCCGACCAGATTGACGAACTGGTAGGACAACTTCACCCGACTCCGGCCGTCTGCGGCCTACCCAAAAAGAGAGCCATGCAAATCATCACGGAGATCGAGAAACGGGATCGGGGATATTATGCCGGATTCCTAGGACCATTGCAAGCCTCCGGGGCATTTGACCTGTTTGTCAACCTGCGTACCATGGAAGTATTCGATGACGCCCTGCGGTTGTATGTCGGAGGCGGCATTACCCCTCTTTCCGACCCGGAAACCGAGTGGCAGGAAACTTGTCAGAAAGCCGATACTTTACTAAACCTCATACGTCAAATGAATTATGGAAAAATCACATTCTGA
- a CDS encoding MFS transporter, giving the protein MNKDRSGYKFLGGWRGLRELLPNNLGAFTQVFASLKSYNFRLYFGGQCISLIGTWMQQIAMSWLVFRLTGSVLLLATVTFMAQIPILVATPYMSVFVDRFDRRKLLVLTQSLSMVQALLIALLTLTGLIQVWHIMILSLLIGLINALDNPTRQSFYPSLVPKDKLSNAIALNSAVINGSRLIGPAVGGVLIGLLGEGICFLLNGISYIAVIIALLMMRVAPKQERTAKQKVWEDMRDGFRYVAGNIPIRTLLLLMSAISFFGLPLMTFIPAYVKTILHGESEMLGLLLSCIGVGSFIAALYLAARKSVLGLGKVVMLSGALLGIGLSVMSFVTIPWVAAVLCLPVGFTIIAAVASINTLLQTLSGEDKRGRVMGYMAMSFTGMAPVGSMVLGAIEKWIGLQMIILLSGICCFVAALVFEYYRPLVRRHARPVYIEKGIIKEIAIGIDSTEEQRF; this is encoded by the coding sequence ATGAATAAAGATAGGAGCGGGTATAAGTTTTTGGGTGGTTGGCGAGGGCTTCGGGAGTTATTGCCGAATAATTTAGGGGCCTTCACGCAGGTATTTGCTTCCTTGAAAAGTTATAATTTCCGTCTTTATTTCGGGGGACAATGTATCTCGCTGATTGGGACGTGGATGCAACAGATTGCCATGAGTTGGCTGGTATTTCGGTTGACCGGGTCGGTGCTTTTACTGGCGACGGTTACTTTCATGGCACAAATCCCGATTCTCGTGGCGACTCCTTACATGAGCGTTTTTGTTGACCGGTTTGATCGACGTAAGTTGCTGGTGCTGACGCAATCACTGTCTATGGTACAGGCGTTGTTGATAGCCTTGCTCACGTTGACCGGGTTGATACAGGTGTGGCATATCATGATTCTGAGTTTATTGATCGGTTTGATTAATGCTTTGGATAATCCCACTCGACAGTCATTTTACCCGAGTTTGGTTCCGAAGGATAAGTTGAGTAACGCTATTGCGCTGAATTCTGCCGTGATTAATGGTTCTCGTTTGATCGGACCTGCGGTGGGTGGAGTGTTGATCGGTTTGTTAGGAGAGGGTATTTGTTTCCTGTTGAATGGTATCAGCTATATTGCCGTGATTATTGCCTTGTTGATGATGCGGGTAGCGCCCAAGCAGGAGAGAACTGCGAAACAAAAGGTGTGGGAAGATATGCGGGATGGTTTCCGATACGTGGCGGGTAATATACCGATCCGTACGCTATTGCTTTTGATGAGCGCGATCAGTTTCTTCGGGTTACCCTTGATGACGTTTATCCCGGCTTACGTGAAAACGATCCTGCACGGGGAGAGCGAGATGCTGGGGCTACTACTTTCATGTATCGGTGTCGGTTCCTTCATTGCGGCCTTGTATCTGGCAGCCCGGAAGAGCGTGCTGGGACTGGGAAAAGTGGTGATGCTTTCCGGGGCATTGCTGGGGATCGGTTTGTCGGTGATGTCGTTTGTCACGATTCCTTGGGTGGCTGCCGTGTTATGTCTACCGGTGGGTTTCACGATTATTGCAGCCGTGGCTTCCATCAACACGCTGTTGCAGACCCTTTCCGGTGAGGATAAACGAGGCCGGGTGATGGGATATATGGCAATGTCTTTCACGGGTATGGCTCCCGTGGGGAGTATGGTGCTGGGGGCGATTGAAAAATGGATCGGTTTGCAAATGATTATCCTACTATCCGGGATTTGTTGTTTTGTCGCCGCTTTGGTTTTCGAGTATTATCGCCCCTTGGTGCGTAGGCATGCTCGTCCCGTTTATATTGAAAAGGGGATTATCAAGGAGATTGCCATTGGGATTGATTCCACGGAGGAACAACGGTTCTGA
- a CDS encoding RNA polymerase sigma-70 factor, with translation MEQGKFDVLFNQYYERLVLFAESYVGDLETAEDMVQDVFLSLLSRSDFNEVEYSRSYLYSCVRNGCVDYLRKLKVIDPLDIKLFDAVYYAGDFNLLEQEELIRKVEEEIEKLPEQRREILKMSVYKGMSYPSIAEVTGLSVNTIKTHMKKAYQDLRERLYMQHLNLLLPLILLEIRNKHSL, from the coding sequence ATGGAACAGGGGAAATTCGATGTATTATTTAATCAGTATTACGAACGTTTAGTACTGTTTGCTGAGAGTTATGTGGGAGATTTGGAAACAGCAGAGGATATGGTACAGGATGTTTTCTTATCTCTTTTGTCACGGTCGGATTTTAATGAAGTCGAATATTCACGTTCTTATCTATATAGTTGTGTGAGGAACGGATGTGTAGATTATTTACGAAAATTGAAAGTAATAGATCCATTAGATATAAAGTTATTTGATGCGGTTTATTATGCGGGGGATTTTAATCTTTTGGAACAAGAGGAGTTAATTCGGAAGGTGGAAGAAGAGATAGAGAAGTTGCCGGAACAACGTCGGGAAATACTGAAAATGAGTGTTTACAAGGGAATGAGTTATCCGTCAATAGCAGAAGTGACAGGTTTGTCAGTAAATACGATTAAAACACATATGAAGAAGGCATATCAAGATCTGAGGGAAAGACTTTATATGCAACATTTGAATTTACTTTTACCTTTAATCTTGTTAGAAATAAGAAATAAACATTCGTTGTAG
- a CDS encoding FecR family protein, which translates to MRKSRSISVSILYRKSVGKPISGIDQQKFDAWYNESEKHRLYYKRFCVQQEKIMARDCSVVDVERRLMEIKFKRRVKYRSNWWKLCGVAATMLILFSIGWMYWTKNDVSCPVVVDAGLEKASVTLRSGQGKRIVLDSTLVAQTIRQDCVAMRVGIGVLEYDRDSVAIGELVYNQVDVPPSGEYMIVLSDGTKVYLNSASSLCYPTVFPPGERRVKLSGEAYFVVAKGERPFIVDTPLEEVKVFGTEFNVMAYEDEEELQTTLVKGSVGVLAKGMEFIGFQKIVPGEQFLLNRKTGKIEIVPVDVFPYVAWKDGLFVSQNDNLETILRKMARWFDVEIFYQNPELKQKRFFGIMKRRACLQEVLDVIAKAGDVHFEVNGRVVLVRD; encoded by the coding sequence ATGCGAAAATCTAGGTCAATATCTGTATCTATTCTTTATCGGAAATCAGTAGGTAAACCGATTTCTGGCATAGATCAGCAGAAGTTTGATGCGTGGTACAACGAATCGGAAAAACATCGTTTATATTATAAACGTTTTTGTGTGCAACAAGAAAAGATCATGGCTCGTGATTGTTCTGTTGTGGATGTTGAGCGTCGATTGATGGAGATAAAATTCAAAAGACGTGTAAAATATCGTTCTAATTGGTGGAAATTGTGTGGTGTTGCTGCTACCATGTTGATTTTGTTTTCCATTGGTTGGATGTATTGGACTAAAAATGATGTTTCTTGTCCGGTGGTTGTTGATGCGGGGCTAGAAAAGGCAAGTGTGACTCTTCGTTCAGGACAGGGAAAGCGAATTGTGTTGGATTCGACTCTAGTGGCACAGACGATTAGGCAAGATTGCGTGGCTATGCGTGTTGGTATTGGCGTGTTGGAGTATGATCGGGATTCTGTTGCAATCGGGGAATTGGTTTATAATCAGGTAGATGTTCCTCCTTCTGGGGAATATATGATTGTCTTATCGGATGGGACAAAGGTTTATTTGAATTCAGCTTCTAGTTTGTGTTATCCCACGGTGTTTCCACCTGGAGAACGAAGGGTGAAGTTGTCAGGAGAAGCTTATTTCGTGGTGGCTAAAGGCGAGCGTCCTTTTATTGTGGATACCCCTTTGGAAGAGGTGAAGGTGTTCGGGACAGAGTTTAACGTGATGGCATACGAGGATGAGGAAGAATTACAAACGACCTTGGTAAAAGGTTCGGTTGGGGTACTGGCGAAAGGGATGGAGTTCATTGGTTTTCAAAAAATTGTTCCGGGAGAACAATTCCTTTTAAACCGAAAAACGGGGAAAATAGAAATTGTTCCGGTAGATGTTTTTCCTTATGTGGCTTGGAAAGACGGTCTTTTTGTTTCTCAAAATGATAATCTTGAGACAATATTAAGGAAGATGGCACGTTGGTTTGATGTGGAGATTTTTTACCAGAATCCGGAGTTAAAACAAAAACGATTTTTCGGTATTATGAAACGGCGGGCTTGTTTGCAGGAGGTGTTGGACGTGATTGCAAAAGCTGGGGACGTGCATTTTGAGGTGAATGGGCGAGTCGTGTTAGTTCGGGATTAA
- a CDS encoding SusC/RagA family TonB-linked outer membrane protein, with protein sequence MTRFLFVFVFVATLHVSAALHSQNKMVTLHLERVSLEEVIQSLKLQTDYGFFYNIDSKDIKKMTSISLDVKNMALEDVLSQILKGTNLTYTIVNDVVILNARNSVVVNDSLGRNHVLVGRVIDMNKEPLPGVTVRLESTNMGTATNFDGVFSFRLPVVNGKLILSFVGYKTKEVEFKLPSDTLKIVMEEEVKNVEEVVVTGYFTKAKESFTGSEVTIETEELKKVGALSITQALSAFDPSIRLAESLTNGSNPNVLPDITIRGENGFDLRANADDATTNPNAPLYILDGVEVSAERIYDMDINRVESITILKDASATALYGSRGSNGVIVLTTIRPKSGQIRVSLNANYNISIPDLRDYNLMNAKEKLEYERLAGLYEDPDYLEQCKLDELYNSRLEEVRKGVDTYWLSKPLTTSLNQRYSLNFEGGDEYFRYGIDLRYDTDKGVMKQSGRDRLGVNLTFNYNIGTNFFIRNDLSVDNVKAKNSPYNEFYLYANQNPYDRVYDENGKFVEKLSSGDWNPLYNAHLPKKDMDTYTSIQDNFNIDWRIIPALRLQGRISYTRQFNKRDLFKSPESLDYSTETDPKKKGSYFRSNSQSDRFDGNLTLQYNKMIGVHSLNVGVGSNMMEYRSEGESYTGVGFVNPDMVFIGAASDFQENSSPNGTYDKSRLVGFFGNVNYGYDNRYFLDLSFRTDGSSKFGRNSRFAPFWSLGVAWNVHKEAFWSGDEKNSLKLRVSVGSTGTTNFSSTQALTTYNYSFSKEYNGVFGVSLAGYGNPELKWQNTISYNVGVDMTLLKGLVVFNGDFYVKDTENLLLPLTVAPSTGFNSYVENIGKLRNTGLEGRLRLNLIKDSQRDLRWNVTLSAFHNKSKITKLSNQLEEINKYANNDFYNKGTVVYRQYEAGRSQTALMVVQSGGIDPATGNEIYIKRNGELTFEYDANDKVKCGDLKPTIEGNVNTNLTWKGFTLYMLFKYQFGAKAYNGTLASKVEGANPYRNADKRVLYDRWKEPGDHAKFRRIDDRTSPYQTTRLVFDNDLFTLSSVSLSYELPRDISQKFYADRVRLMLSTTDVFRLSTIKQERGTTYPFARTFNMSLNVTF encoded by the coding sequence ATGACAAGGTTTCTATTTGTTTTTGTTTTTGTTGCCACGCTACATGTATCGGCGGCTCTTCACTCTCAAAACAAGATGGTGACCCTTCATTTAGAAAGGGTAAGTTTGGAAGAGGTAATTCAATCATTAAAACTCCAAACGGATTATGGCTTTTTCTATAACATTGATAGTAAAGATATCAAAAAAATGACAAGCATTTCGCTCGATGTTAAAAATATGGCATTGGAGGATGTTTTGTCACAGATTTTGAAAGGTACAAATTTAACTTATACTATCGTGAATGATGTAGTTATTTTGAATGCCCGAAATTCTGTTGTTGTAAATGATTCTTTGGGAAGAAATCATGTGCTTGTCGGTCGGGTGATTGACATGAATAAAGAACCGCTACCGGGTGTGACGGTTAGGCTAGAGAGTACAAATATGGGAACGGCGACAAATTTTGACGGTGTTTTCTCGTTTCGTTTGCCTGTTGTGAATGGGAAGTTGATCTTGAGTTTTGTGGGGTATAAAACGAAAGAGGTCGAGTTTAAACTTCCTTCTGATACATTAAAAATTGTTATGGAAGAAGAGGTTAAAAATGTGGAAGAAGTTGTTGTAACAGGTTATTTTACTAAAGCAAAAGAGAGTTTTACCGGTTCGGAAGTAACAATTGAAACGGAAGAGTTAAAAAAAGTTGGGGCGTTAAGTATAACGCAAGCACTAAGTGCTTTTGATCCTTCCATTCGCTTGGCAGAAAGTTTGACAAACGGTTCTAATCCCAACGTGCTTCCCGATATTACAATTCGGGGTGAAAACGGGTTTGATTTACGGGCAAATGCAGATGATGCGACCACGAATCCGAATGCACCCTTGTATATTTTGGATGGAGTAGAAGTTTCAGCGGAGCGTATTTATGATATGGATATAAACAGGGTTGAGTCTATAACCATATTGAAGGATGCCAGTGCTACGGCTTTGTACGGTTCTAGAGGATCCAATGGAGTTATTGTGCTTACAACTATTCGACCGAAATCTGGACAGATTCGAGTGAGTTTGAATGCTAATTATAATATTTCAATTCCGGATTTGCGGGATTATAATTTGATGAACGCAAAAGAGAAGTTAGAATATGAACGCTTGGCTGGCTTGTATGAGGATCCCGATTATTTGGAGCAATGTAAATTGGATGAACTTTATAATTCTCGTTTGGAAGAAGTAAGAAAGGGTGTGGATACATATTGGTTGTCAAAGCCCTTGACAACATCATTGAATCAACGTTATTCTCTTAACTTTGAGGGGGGGGATGAATATTTTCGTTATGGAATAGATTTGCGGTATGATACGGATAAAGGAGTTATGAAGCAATCCGGTAGAGATAGATTGGGTGTTAATCTGACGTTTAACTATAATATTGGAACCAATTTTTTTATTCGGAATGATTTGTCTGTGGATAATGTGAAAGCCAAAAATTCTCCTTACAATGAATTTTATTTGTACGCCAATCAGAATCCGTACGATCGTGTTTATGACGAGAATGGTAAATTTGTTGAGAAACTTTCTTCGGGAGATTGGAATCCTTTGTACAATGCTCATTTGCCGAAAAAGGACATGGATACATACACTTCTATTCAAGATAATTTTAATATTGATTGGAGAATTATTCCGGCGTTACGTTTACAAGGACGCATTAGTTACACGAGACAATTTAATAAAAGAGATTTGTTTAAATCTCCGGAATCTTTAGATTATAGTACGGAAACGGATCCTAAAAAGAAGGGATCTTATTTCCGTTCCAATTCACAAAGTGATCGATTTGATGGGAATCTAACCTTACAATATAATAAAATGATAGGCGTACATTCGTTGAATGTGGGAGTGGGAAGTAATATGATGGAGTATCGATCAGAGGGAGAATCCTATACGGGTGTCGGTTTTGTTAATCCGGATATGGTTTTTATCGGTGCGGCTAGTGATTTTCAGGAAAATTCCAGTCCTAATGGAACTTATGATAAGTCTAGATTGGTTGGATTTTTTGGTAATGTGAATTATGGATATGATAATCGTTATTTCTTAGATTTATCTTTTCGTACAGATGGTTCTAGTAAGTTCGGGAGAAACTCACGTTTTGCTCCATTTTGGTCATTAGGAGTTGCTTGGAACGTACATAAGGAAGCGTTCTGGTCAGGAGATGAAAAGAATTCGTTGAAATTAAGGGTTTCCGTGGGAAGTACGGGTACAACTAATTTTTCTTCAACTCAAGCTTTAACAACGTATAATTACTCTTTTTCTAAGGAGTATAATGGTGTGTTTGGAGTAAGTTTAGCGGGATACGGTAATCCGGAGTTGAAATGGCAGAATACGATTTCTTATAATGTGGGTGTGGATATGACATTATTAAAGGGATTGGTTGTGTTTAATGGTGATTTTTATGTGAAAGATACGGAAAATCTATTGTTACCTTTAACGGTTGCTCCATCGACCGGTTTTAATAGTTATGTGGAAAATATTGGGAAATTGAGGAATACCGGATTGGAGGGGCGTTTGCGATTGAATTTGATCAAAGATTCACAGAGAGACTTGAGGTGGAATGTTACGCTATCCGCTTTCCATAACAAGAGTAAAATCACGAAGTTGTCTAACCAGTTGGAAGAGATTAATAAGTATGCGAATAATGATTTTTATAATAAAGGAACTGTTGTGTATCGGCAATATGAGGCCGGGCGTTCGCAAACAGCTTTGATGGTGGTTCAGTCAGGTGGAATTGATCCGGCAACAGGAAACGAGATTTATATTAAACGTAACGGGGAATTGACGTTTGAATATGATGCTAATGATAAAGTGAAATGTGGGGATTTGAAACCTACAATTGAAGGAAATGTGAATACTAATTTGACATGGAAAGGGTTTACGTTGTATATGCTTTTTAAATATCAGTTCGGAGCCAAGGCTTATAATGGAACGTTGGCTTCTAAGGTCGAGGGGGCTAATCCTTACCGGAATGCAGATAAACGGGTCCTGTATGACCGTTGGAAAGAACCTGGGGATCATGCCAAATTCAGACGAATTGATGATCGGACTTCTCCCTATCAGACAACACGTTTAGTTTTTGATAATGATTTGTTTACTCTGTCAAGTGTATCTCTATCTTATGAATTGCCCCGAGATATCAGCCAGAAATTTTACGCGGATAGAGTTCGATTGATGCTGAGTACGACAGATGTATTTCGTTTGTCGACAATAAAGCAAGAGCGAGGGACGACTTATCCTTTTGCCCGAACTTTTAATATGAGTTTGAATGTTACGTTTTAA
- a CDS encoding RagB/SusD family nutrient uptake outer membrane protein, which yields MRLKSCIGSLLLTLMLCSCNSWLDIDLINQSEESDLFSTERGFSEALAGVYCDIAASNMYGQTLSFGMLDIMSRIYDYSQIPNKMKIFRDYNYEDKDMKAYIYALWCSFYANIASLNNILEWSERNASVLSDERRDQVRGEALALRGMLHFDIYRLFAADIKLDKTSRILPYQTDFGVKTPPVYATGDYLDLVVRDLEDAIKYLENDPIMKITPYELGNGDGENKDQSDLYVARMNYYAAKALLARVYLNMGGEKVKEARRLAEEVIDCGKFALVDYERSLNTEEANKDLLFSDEHIFSLRGQNVKTDAEGVHKQITGSDGNLQMASGYQASLYASDLEDYRLNWYKGFYIIKYTSDNSKRFFPKMPMVRLSEMYLIAAEGWMKDDPDHAAELLQTLKQARTKQLVGKQAVTEEILLLEMRKEFVGEGQLFYVYKRLNHDIIGNTSEDAVKANNGVFVLPIPEEEIEYGHRN from the coding sequence ATGAGGTTAAAAAGTTGTATCGGAAGTTTATTGTTGACGCTCATGTTATGTTCTTGTAATTCCTGGTTGGATATAGATTTAATCAATCAGAGTGAAGAAAGTGATCTTTTCAGCACTGAGCGTGGTTTTTCAGAGGCTTTGGCCGGGGTCTATTGTGACATTGCAGCTTCCAATATGTATGGGCAGACATTATCTTTCGGAATGCTTGATATTATGTCTCGTATTTATGATTACTCTCAGATTCCGAATAAGATGAAGATCTTTCGGGATTATAATTACGAGGATAAAGATATGAAAGCTTATATTTATGCATTGTGGTGTTCATTTTATGCTAATATAGCATCATTAAATAATATTTTGGAATGGAGTGAGAGAAATGCATCCGTTTTATCTGACGAACGTCGAGATCAAGTGCGAGGAGAAGCATTAGCTTTACGGGGCATGTTACATTTTGATATTTATCGATTGTTTGCCGCTGATATTAAATTGGATAAAACATCTCGTATTTTACCTTACCAGACGGATTTTGGAGTAAAAACACCACCTGTTTATGCCACGGGAGATTATTTGGATCTAGTGGTTCGTGATTTGGAGGATGCGATAAAGTATTTAGAAAATGATCCGATAATGAAGATCACTCCTTACGAACTGGGAAATGGAGATGGTGAGAATAAAGATCAGTCCGACCTTTATGTTGCCCGGATGAATTATTATGCGGCTAAAGCCTTGTTGGCCCGAGTTTATTTGAACATGGGAGGTGAGAAAGTGAAAGAGGCTCGTCGTTTGGCAGAGGAGGTGATTGATTGTGGTAAATTTGCTTTAGTGGATTATGAAAGGAGTTTGAACACGGAAGAGGCGAATAAAGATTTACTCTTTTCTGATGAGCATATTTTTTCTTTGCGAGGGCAAAATGTAAAAACTGATGCAGAAGGTGTTCATAAACAGATAACGGGCTCAGATGGAAACTTGCAAATGGCTAGTGGTTATCAAGCTTCTTTGTATGCAAGTGATTTAGAAGATTACCGTTTGAATTGGTATAAAGGTTTTTATATTATTAAATATACTTCGGATAATAGTAAGCGTTTCTTTCCCAAGATGCCGATGGTGCGTTTGTCTGAAATGTATTTGATCGCTGCAGAAGGATGGATGAAAGATGATCCGGATCATGCGGCAGAGTTGTTACAAACGTTAAAGCAAGCTAGAACCAAACAACTTGTGGGTAAACAAGCGGTGACAGAAGAGATTCTTTTATTGGAAATGCGTAAAGAATTTGTTGGGGAAGGACAGCTTTTTTACGTGTATAAACGATTGAATCACGATATTATAGGTAATACTTCGGAAGATGCAGTAAAAGCGAATAATGGTGTTTTCGTGTTGCCGATACCGGAGGAGGAAATTGAATATGGACATAGGAATTAA